A region of Photobacterium sanguinicancri DNA encodes the following proteins:
- the dcuC gene encoding C4-dicarboxylate transporter DcuC codes for MEYLFTLAIVGLVAYSMLKKFNPQATLITAGLLLLAFAQIMDISPVLADGKTQGALFFDLWQRFTEITNSRLGKVGLTLVSIAGVSTYLNHIGASQALVKSTSRPVMAVKSPYVLLALVLVFVSIMYVFITGATSLSLLLMGTLYPVLRNAGVSAKTAVATIVIPTAWEYGPGQINAVIGANAINVEIMDFVVNHQTVFQLLLLVSIPLVNIAWQRYCDKREGYDPAQDRGKYLQTLEKQHDDNDQVPGFYALLPVLPFVFLFGFSSMVMESITMTIPIAMMSTITICIVIEAIRFRSIQRAFNNFEAWLKGTGMIFASVLTLMIAAEFFSAGLNNIGAITALIDTAKSFDLGPSGIVVVFSGFILLTAFITGSGNAPVMAFIPIVPQIATDFGVNPLLPLVPILFAAGIGRTMSPVAGVIITVSGMANITPIDVIKRTSVPMISSMLVVLVLAVFKYS; via the coding sequence ATGGAATATTTATTCACCCTTGCTATCGTCGGCCTTGTGGCGTATTCGATGCTTAAAAAGTTTAACCCACAAGCAACGCTGATCACGGCTGGCTTATTACTATTAGCTTTTGCACAAATTATGGATATATCGCCTGTGCTGGCTGATGGTAAAACGCAAGGTGCCTTGTTTTTTGATCTTTGGCAGCGCTTTACTGAAATTACCAACAGCCGTCTAGGCAAAGTTGGTTTAACACTGGTATCTATTGCGGGTGTGTCAACATACCTAAACCACATCGGGGCTTCTCAAGCCTTGGTTAAGTCGACATCACGCCCAGTAATGGCCGTTAAAAGCCCATATGTATTGCTTGCGTTAGTGCTGGTGTTTGTTTCTATCATGTATGTGTTTATTACTGGGGCCACATCATTATCATTGCTATTGATGGGTACGTTATACCCAGTACTGCGTAATGCGGGTGTGAGTGCAAAAACGGCGGTTGCAACCATTGTTATCCCGACTGCGTGGGAGTATGGTCCAGGCCAGATCAATGCCGTTATTGGTGCCAATGCGATTAACGTTGAAATTATGGATTTCGTGGTTAACCACCAAACCGTTTTCCAATTGTTACTACTTGTTTCTATTCCGCTGGTAAACATCGCTTGGCAGCGTTACTGTGACAAACGTGAAGGATACGATCCGGCACAAGATCGCGGTAAATATTTACAAACATTAGAAAAGCAACATGATGACAATGATCAAGTACCGGGTTTCTACGCGTTACTGCCTGTATTGCCATTTGTGTTCTTGTTTGGTTTCTCAAGCATGGTGATGGAATCTATTACCATGACCATTCCTATCGCGATGATGTCGACTATTACGATCTGTATCGTGATTGAAGCGATCCGTTTCCGTTCTATTCAACGTGCATTCAATAACTTTGAAGCATGGTTGAAAGGTACAGGGATGATTTTTGCTAGCGTTTTAACCTTAATGATTGCGGCTGAATTCTTCTCTGCTGGTTTGAATAACATTGGGGCAATCACGGCACTGATCGATACTGCTAAGTCATTTGATTTAGGTCCAAGTGGTATCGTTGTTGTGTTCTCTGGCTTTATTTTGTTAACGGCATTTATTACCGGTTCAGGTAATGCGCCTGTAATGGCATTCATCCCAATTGTGCCGCAAATTGCGACAGACTTTGGTGTAAACCCGTTACTACCATTAGTACCAATTCTATTTGCTGCTGGTATCGGCCGTACTATGTCTCCAGTCGCTGGTGTAATCATTACCGTTTCTGGTATGGCGAACATTACACCGATTGATGTAATTAAACGTACGTCAGTACCTATGATCAGCAGCATGCTGGTGGTACTTGTACTGGCTGTATTCAAATACTCGTAA
- a CDS encoding electron transport complex subunit E codes for MSTINKELMKNGLWNNNPAIVQLLGLCPLLAVSATVTNALGLGIATTMVLVGSNLIVSLVRQWVPSEVRIPVFVMIIASLVTCVQLLMNAFTYGLYQSLGIFIPLIVTNCIIIGRAESFASKNDPIPATLDGLWMGLGMTAALVVLGAMREILGNGTLFDGADRLLGDWASVLRIEVFHFDSSFLLAMLPPGAFIGVGFMIALKNVIDKKREQKNATVKPKPTIERVRVTSPN; via the coding sequence ATGAGCACGATAAATAAAGAACTGATGAAGAATGGTTTGTGGAATAACAACCCAGCCATTGTCCAACTCCTTGGGTTATGTCCACTGCTTGCTGTTTCAGCAACAGTAACTAACGCCCTCGGCTTAGGCATAGCGACCACTATGGTGTTGGTTGGCTCAAACCTGATTGTTTCACTGGTGCGTCAGTGGGTACCATCTGAAGTGCGCATCCCCGTTTTCGTCATGATCATCGCTTCACTCGTGACCTGTGTTCAGCTATTAATGAATGCATTTACCTATGGCTTATACCAATCACTCGGTATCTTCATTCCATTGATTGTTACCAACTGTATCATCATTGGCCGCGCAGAATCATTTGCCTCTAAGAATGACCCTATTCCAGCAACCTTAGACGGTTTATGGATGGGTTTAGGCATGACAGCCGCACTGGTTGTCTTAGGTGCAATGCGAGAGATCTTGGGTAACGGTACTTTGTTTGATGGGGCTGATCGACTATTAGGGGATTGGGCGTCAGTATTGCGCATCGAAGTCTTTCATTTCGACAGCAGCTTCTTACTGGCAATGCTGCCACCGGGTGCCTTTATTGGTGTTGGGTTTATGATTGCACTGAAGAACGTGATTGATAAAAAACGAGAGCAAAAAAACGCAACAGTAAAACCCAAACCAACAATTGAACGTGTGCGAGTAACATCTCCAAACTAA
- the rsxD gene encoding electron transport complex subunit RsxD, translated as MAFNIASSPHAHSRRSTRDLMRTVILCCAFGVAAQWYFFGWGTLINILLASTVAVSAEAIILKLRQRPLLPYLRDNSALLTGVLIGISIPPLAPWWITVIGVVFAIIIAKHLYGGLGQNLFNPAMVAYVVLLISFPVQMTTWLPPQSLAAEPVSFIDSLLTIFTGFTQDGFSAHQLRASVDGVTMATPLDTLKTSLTTGLTTTETLAKPIFGTIAGIGWEWINLGFLIGGLVMLKMRVIQWHIPVGMLSALFVISSLGFLFNPDGTASPLIHLFSGATMLGAFFIATDPVSAATTTKGRLVFGALIGILVYLIRTWGGFPDGIAFSVLLANMCVPLIDYYTRPRTFGHK; from the coding sequence GTGGCGTTCAATATTGCCAGTTCCCCCCATGCACACAGTCGCCGTAGTACGCGCGACTTAATGCGCACAGTCATTCTATGCTGTGCATTTGGTGTTGCCGCTCAATGGTATTTCTTTGGCTGGGGTACATTAATCAATATCCTGTTAGCGTCGACGGTTGCCGTCAGCGCAGAGGCTATTATTCTTAAACTGCGTCAACGCCCTCTCTTGCCGTACTTGAGAGATAACAGTGCGCTACTCACAGGTGTGTTGATTGGTATCTCGATTCCGCCACTTGCCCCTTGGTGGATCACAGTCATCGGTGTGGTTTTCGCTATTATCATCGCCAAACACCTCTATGGTGGATTGGGACAGAATCTGTTCAATCCAGCCATGGTGGCGTATGTAGTGCTGTTGATTTCATTCCCAGTACAAATGACAACCTGGTTACCACCACAATCTTTAGCGGCAGAACCTGTGTCGTTCATCGATAGCTTGCTTACTATTTTTACGGGGTTCACTCAAGATGGTTTTAGTGCTCATCAACTACGAGCGTCAGTTGATGGTGTTACCATGGCCACTCCGCTTGATACACTGAAAACATCGCTAACAACGGGGCTCACCACCACGGAAACGCTGGCAAAGCCTATATTCGGTACCATTGCTGGCATTGGTTGGGAGTGGATTAACCTTGGCTTCCTGATTGGTGGCTTAGTTATGCTAAAAATGCGGGTTATCCAATGGCATATCCCAGTAGGTATGTTGAGTGCGCTATTTGTTATCAGCAGTTTAGGTTTCCTATTCAACCCTGATGGTACGGCATCTCCGCTGATCCACCTTTTCTCGGGGGCAACTATGCTCGGTGCATTCTTTATTGCGACCGATCCTGTATCTGCCGCCACGACCACCAAAGGTCGCCTCGTGTTTGGTGCTCTCATTGGTATTCTGGTGTATCTCATTCGTACTTGGGGCGGTTTCCCTGACGGCATCGCATTCAGTGTGTTGCTAGCCAATATGTGTGTACCACTGATTGACTACTACACCCGCCCTCGCACATTTGGTCATAAATAA
- the rsxC gene encoding electron transport complex subunit RsxC → MLSIIEQIKQGQLWDFHGGIHPPENKTISSNAPIQHAGVPQQLVLPLKQHIGAKGDIIVAVGDRVLKGQPLTKGDIAMCVPVHAPTSGIISAIEERTIAHPSGLSDLCIVLDSDGDDQWGTQTSIADYTTEEPSNLIEQIRLSGIAGLGGAGFPTSRKLQGGIGNVDILIINAAECEPYITADDRLMQDYAEEVIEGIRILQHIVKPKLTIIGIEDNKPDAIRILEQHVSEDDQILIRVIPTKYPSGSSKQLVKVLTGREVPSQARSTSVGVIVQNIGTAFAVKRAIIDGEPLIERVVTLTGEAFNQRGNVFARLGTPISYLLDSFSYQPDKKYPRVIIGGSLMGFTLPHPNVPITKMTNCVLAPKRKELPLHTHEMACIRCSACADVCPSALLPQQLQWYAKDQDYDKCEEYNLFDCIECGACAYVCPSEIPLVQYYRQAKAEITARQQDEANAERARLRFEAKTARMERDKAERENRFKKAADDRRKEMSSNGSDDAVAAAIARVKAKQAESAAPSSAEPTNDKKPAVAAAIARAKAKQAAAQQAGNDVPDNTEMAKLREERKRQARERKATLQAEQNDSSTETTPETQVSGDAKKDAVAAAIARAKARKAAQQNESQTEPAESQQAEADPKKAAVAAAIARAKARKAVQQNESQTESVESQQAEADPKKAAVAAAVARAKARKAAQQTNEQAESQPETVDSSEEVTETEPATDPKKAAVAAAVARAKARKAAQQTKEQAESQPETVDSSEEVTKTESATEPATDPKKAAVAAAVARAKARKAAQQTKEQAESQPETVDSSEEVTKTESATDPKKAAVAAAVARAKARKAAQQTKDQAESQPETVESSEEVTETKSATEPAVDPKKAAVAAAVARAKARKAAQQTKEQAESQPETVESSEEVTETESATEPATDPKKAAVAAAVTRAKARKAALQAKEQADSTESTEAASHEPTSNEAIRNEPASNEPVQDSEPTIDPKKAAVAAAVARAKARKAAQQAKEQAEKAAQQNNEDN, encoded by the coding sequence ATGCTGTCAATTATCGAACAAATCAAACAAGGCCAGCTGTGGGACTTTCATGGTGGTATTCATCCACCAGAAAATAAAACCATTTCAAGCAATGCGCCGATCCAACATGCAGGTGTGCCACAACAATTGGTACTGCCGCTAAAGCAACATATTGGCGCAAAAGGCGACATCATTGTTGCTGTTGGCGATCGCGTATTAAAAGGTCAACCTTTAACTAAAGGTGATATCGCAATGTGTGTGCCTGTTCACGCACCGACATCTGGCATCATTAGCGCGATTGAAGAGCGCACCATCGCGCATCCATCGGGTTTATCCGATCTGTGTATCGTACTTGATAGTGATGGTGACGATCAGTGGGGCACACAAACGTCCATTGCAGATTACACGACTGAAGAACCTTCTAATTTAATCGAGCAAATTCGCCTAAGTGGTATTGCAGGTCTTGGTGGTGCAGGCTTCCCAACCAGCCGTAAACTTCAAGGGGGTATTGGTAACGTTGATATCCTGATTATCAACGCTGCCGAGTGTGAACCTTACATCACCGCCGATGACCGCCTGATGCAAGATTACGCAGAAGAAGTCATTGAAGGTATTCGTATTCTTCAACATATCGTCAAACCTAAACTGACGATCATCGGGATTGAAGATAACAAGCCCGATGCGATTCGTATTTTAGAACAACACGTTTCAGAAGATGATCAGATTCTTATACGTGTTATCCCAACAAAGTACCCATCAGGTAGCTCAAAACAACTCGTTAAAGTACTGACTGGTCGTGAAGTACCAAGCCAAGCACGTTCGACGTCTGTTGGGGTGATTGTACAAAATATAGGTACGGCTTTTGCGGTTAAACGCGCAATCATCGATGGTGAGCCATTAATTGAACGCGTTGTCACCTTAACGGGTGAAGCATTTAATCAACGCGGAAATGTCTTTGCGCGCTTGGGCACGCCCATTTCTTACTTATTGGATAGCTTCAGCTATCAACCGGATAAGAAATACCCGCGTGTGATCATTGGCGGCTCACTCATGGGCTTTACGCTGCCCCACCCTAATGTGCCAATCACTAAAATGACCAACTGTGTGCTGGCACCTAAGCGTAAAGAATTGCCTTTACACACACACGAGATGGCCTGTATTCGTTGTAGTGCATGTGCAGATGTTTGTCCTTCAGCGCTATTACCACAGCAATTACAGTGGTACGCCAAAGACCAAGATTACGATAAGTGCGAAGAGTACAACCTGTTCGATTGTATCGAATGTGGTGCATGTGCGTATGTCTGCCCTAGTGAAATACCTTTGGTGCAGTACTATCGCCAAGCAAAAGCAGAAATTACTGCGCGTCAGCAAGATGAAGCCAATGCAGAACGAGCCCGTTTACGCTTTGAAGCGAAAACCGCGCGTATGGAACGCGATAAAGCAGAACGTGAAAACCGCTTTAAGAAAGCCGCCGATGATCGCCGTAAAGAGATGTCCTCGAATGGCAGCGATGATGCCGTAGCAGCAGCCATTGCACGCGTGAAAGCCAAGCAAGCCGAATCAGCAGCACCAAGTTCTGCCGAGCCTACAAATGATAAAAAGCCAGCGGTAGCGGCAGCCATTGCACGCGCTAAAGCGAAACAAGCAGCCGCTCAGCAAGCTGGTAATGACGTACCTGATAACACTGAAATGGCGAAATTACGTGAAGAACGTAAGCGCCAAGCACGTGAGCGAAAAGCAACGCTTCAAGCAGAACAAAACGATAGCTCAACTGAAACAACGCCTGAAACACAAGTATCAGGCGATGCGAAGAAAGATGCTGTGGCCGCTGCAATTGCTCGTGCCAAAGCACGTAAAGCCGCGCAGCAAAACGAATCTCAGACTGAACCTGCAGAAAGTCAGCAAGCTGAGGCCGATCCGAAAAAAGCCGCTGTTGCTGCTGCCATCGCCCGTGCTAAAGCACGTAAAGCCGTACAACAAAACGAATCTCAGACTGAATCTGTAGAAAGTCAGCAAGCTGAGGCCGATCCGAAAAAAGCCGCTGTTGCTGCTGCCGTAGCCCGTGCTAAAGCGCGTAAAGCGGCTCAACAAACAAATGAGCAAGCTGAAAGCCAGCCTGAAACGGTAGATAGCAGTGAAGAAGTGACAGAGACTGAACCTGCAACTGACCCCAAAAAAGCTGCTGTTGCTGCTGCCGTCGCCCGTGCTAAAGCACGCAAAGCTGCTCAACAAACAAAAGAGCAAGCTGAAAGCCAGCCTGAAACGGTAGATAGCAGTGAAGAAGTGACAAAGACTGAATCTGCGACTGAACCTGCAACTGACCCGAAAAAAGCTGCTGTTGCTGCGGCCGTCGCCCGTGCTAAAGCACGTAAAGCTGCTCAACAAACAAAAGAGCAAGCTGAAAGCCAGCCTGAAACGGTAGATAGCAGTGAAGAAGTGACAAAGACTGAATCTGCGACTGACCCGAAAAAAGCTGCTGTTGCTGCGGCCGTCGCCCGAGCTAAAGCACGCAAAGCTGCTCAACAAACAAAAGATCAAGCTGAAAGCCAACCTGAAACGGTAGAAAGCAGTGAAGAAGTGACAGAGACTAAATCTGCGACTGAACCTGCAGTTGACCCGAAAAAAGCTGCTGTTGCTGCTGCCGTCGCACGCGCCAAAGCACGCAAAGCTGCTCAACAAACAAAAGAGCAAGCTGAAAGCCAGCCTGAAACGGTAGAAAGCAGTGAAGAAGTGACAGAGACTGAATCTGCGACTGAACCTGCAACTGATCCGAAAAAAGCTGCTGTTGCTGCTGCCGTCACACGCGCCAAAGCACGCAAAGCTGCTCTGCAAGCAAAAGAACAAGCTGATAGCACTGAATCAACTGAAGCGGCTAGTCATGAACCGACTAGCAACGAAGCTATTCGTAATGAACCAGCGAGTAACGAACCAGTTCAAGATTCAGAACCAACTATCGATCCGAAAAAAGCCGCTGTCGCTGCTGCCGTCGCCCGTGCTAAAGCACGTAAAGCTGCGCAGCAAGCAAAAGAACAAGCTGAAAAAGCAGCTCAACAGAATAACGAGGATAACTAA
- a CDS encoding L-alanine exporter AlaE: MSVKNSFNIRNAAADTFAMVIFSFIAGMLIEVFISGMTLEQSLASRTLSIPINIAIAWPYGVFRDAMLRAGKRLSTSGWMRSVADMLAYVLFQSPVYAMILLVVGADTDQIMKAVASNAVVSGALGVVYGHFLDACRKMFKVPGYYHAQ, translated from the coding sequence GTGTCAGTTAAAAATTCATTCAATATCCGAAATGCAGCAGCCGATACATTCGCAATGGTTATTTTTAGCTTTATTGCAGGCATGCTAATTGAAGTGTTTATTTCTGGTATGACGTTAGAGCAGTCGCTTGCGTCACGTACTTTGTCTATCCCGATTAATATTGCGATTGCATGGCCTTATGGCGTATTTCGCGATGCAATGCTGCGTGCGGGTAAGCGCTTATCAACATCAGGTTGGATGCGTAGTGTGGCTGATATGTTGGCTTACGTACTATTCCAGTCACCGGTGTACGCAATGATATTGCTAGTGGTTGGTGCGGATACAGACCAAATCATGAAAGCAGTTGCGAGTAACGCGGTTGTCTCTGGTGCACTTGGCGTGGTTTACGGCCACTTTTTAGATGCTTGTCGTAAAATGTTCAAAGTACCGGGTTACTACCACGCTCAGTGA
- the gloA gene encoding lactoylglutathione lyase: protein MANGRILHTMLRVGDLDRSIAFYTDVMGMDLLRKRENEAYKYTLAFVGYGDESQGAVIELTYNWDTTEYDMGSAFGHIAIGVSDVYATCDAIKAAGGNVTREPGPVKGGSTHIAFVKDPDGYQIELIQRD, encoded by the coding sequence ATGGCAAACGGACGTATTTTACATACCATGCTACGCGTGGGAGATTTAGACCGCTCTATCGCTTTTTACACCGATGTAATGGGGATGGATTTACTGCGCAAGCGTGAGAACGAAGCCTATAAATATACCCTCGCTTTTGTTGGTTATGGCGATGAATCTCAAGGTGCGGTGATCGAGCTGACCTATAACTGGGATACTACTGAGTACGACATGGGCTCTGCATTTGGTCATATTGCCATTGGTGTATCGGATGTTTACGCCACTTGTGATGCTATTAAAGCAGCTGGTGGGAATGTAACTCGTGAGCCTGGGCCTGTAAAAGGCGGTTCGACTCACATCGCTTTTGTGAAAGACCCTGACGGTTATCAAATAGAGCTGATTCAACGCGATTAG
- the rsxG gene encoding electron transport complex subunit RsxG: MIQAMKKNGGVLAIFALLATALVAVTNLLTQDRILEQQQKELLKVLNQVIPAESHDNELYKSCTLITNEQYLGTQAPMPAYLASKKGEPSGVAIEAIAPDGYNGAIKLIVGLDPTGVVTGVRILSHQETPGLGDKIEMRISHWIESFTGKKLAGENDPAWAVRKDGGEFDQFTGATITPRAVVKAVKNVSLYYTRHQQALLNQPLNCQGES, encoded by the coding sequence ATGATCCAAGCTATGAAAAAAAATGGTGGTGTACTGGCAATCTTTGCGTTGCTAGCAACTGCCTTAGTTGCCGTCACTAATCTATTGACGCAAGACCGTATATTAGAACAACAGCAAAAAGAGCTGTTGAAAGTATTGAATCAGGTCATTCCAGCAGAAAGCCATGATAATGAGCTTTATAAAAGCTGTACCTTGATCACCAATGAGCAATACCTAGGTACTCAAGCGCCAATGCCTGCTTATTTAGCAAGCAAAAAAGGTGAGCCAAGCGGTGTGGCTATCGAAGCAATTGCACCAGATGGATATAACGGTGCAATCAAGCTTATTGTGGGGCTAGACCCTACGGGTGTCGTGACGGGGGTGCGTATTCTGAGCCACCAAGAAACCCCAGGACTTGGCGATAAGATTGAAATGCGTATTAGTCACTGGATTGAATCTTTCACTGGCAAAAAACTCGCGGGCGAAAATGATCCTGCATGGGCTGTTCGTAAAGATGGCGGTGAATTCGACCAATTCACAGGCGCAACAATTACGCCACGTGCCGTCGTAAAAGCGGTAAAGAATGTTTCGCTTTACTATACTCGCCACCAGCAAGCATTGTTGAATCAACCACTGAACTGTCAGGGTGAATCATAA
- the rsxA gene encoding electron transport complex subunit RsxA, translating to MTEYLLLLVGTVLVNNFVLVKFLGLCPFMGVSKKLETAIGMGLATTFVLTLASVCAYLVETYILVPLGIQYLRTLSFILVIAVVVQFTEMVVHKTSPTLYRLLGIFLPLITTNCAVLGVALLNINERHNFTESVIYGFGAAVGFSLVLILFASMRERIAAADVPEPFKGASIAMITAGLMSLAFMGFTGLVKL from the coding sequence ATGACTGAATACCTGCTATTACTTGTCGGCACAGTGCTGGTTAACAACTTTGTGCTAGTCAAATTTTTAGGCTTATGCCCTTTTATGGGTGTATCTAAAAAACTGGAAACTGCAATTGGTATGGGCTTAGCCACGACCTTCGTGCTAACGCTCGCATCTGTGTGTGCGTATTTGGTTGAAACCTACATCTTGGTTCCCCTTGGCATTCAATACTTGCGTACGCTTAGCTTTATCCTTGTGATTGCGGTTGTGGTGCAATTCACGGAAATGGTCGTACACAAAACCAGCCCAACGCTTTACCGTTTGCTGGGCATTTTCTTACCGCTAATCACCACTAACTGTGCCGTTTTAGGTGTTGCCCTACTTAACATCAATGAGCGACACAATTTCACCGAATCTGTTATTTATGGATTTGGTGCTGCGGTGGGCTTCTCGTTAGTGCTGATTCTATTCGCGTCGATGCGCGAACGTATTGCAGCCGCCGATGTACCAGAACCATTTAAAGGTGCATCTATTGCAATGATCACTGCTGGATTAATGTCGTTGGCTTTCATGGGCTTTACTGGATTGGTGAAACTGTAA
- the rsxB gene encoding electron transport complex subunit RsxB, with product MSGILIAVIAIAVLAAIFGLILGFASIRFKVEADPIVEQVDAILPQTQCGQCGYPGCRPYAEAIANGDDINKCPPGGQATIEKLADLMGVDVPDAAHDEALSIKKVAFIHEDMCIGCTKCIQACPVDAIVGGTKALHTVIKDECTGCDLCVAPCPTDCIEMIPVETTPDSWKWNLNQIPVVNLPAEPSDKVE from the coding sequence ATGAGCGGAATTTTAATTGCAGTAATTGCAATCGCCGTACTTGCCGCCATTTTTGGTTTGATTTTGGGTTTTGCCTCTATTCGATTTAAGGTCGAAGCGGACCCTATTGTCGAGCAAGTCGATGCTATCTTGCCGCAAACACAATGTGGCCAATGTGGTTACCCAGGCTGTCGCCCTTATGCAGAGGCAATCGCGAATGGTGACGACATCAACAAATGTCCTCCCGGCGGCCAAGCTACTATCGAAAAACTGGCCGATCTTATGGGTGTCGACGTACCAGACGCCGCCCATGACGAAGCGTTATCAATTAAGAAAGTAGCCTTTATCCACGAAGATATGTGCATTGGCTGCACCAAATGTATTCAAGCATGCCCTGTCGATGCCATTGTTGGCGGCACTAAAGCATTACACACTGTCATTAAAGATGAATGTACCGGCTGTGACTTGTGTGTTGCACCTTGTCCTACCGACTGTATTGAAATGATCCCAGTCGAAACAACGCCAGACAGTTGGAAGTGGAATCTAAACCAGATCCCCGTTGTAAACCTTCCTGCAGAACCGAGCGACAAGGTAGAGTAA
- the pepE gene encoding dipeptidase PepE, whose product MDILMLSNGKIAGNDHVMGFASEAIIEQVKRTGAKNWVLIPYAVIRSSHDDRVAMVQQTFDALGLDCKVTGLHQAKDPVAALKAADGILVSGGNTWVLNKTLHDLGLVGPIRRAVLDLGVPYIGWSAGTNIACPTIRTTNDMPIITGAILPSLNLVPFQINPHYLEAKVEGHNGETRDERIQEFLEVNKHEPVIGIPEGTWLHLRDGELSYHSANGKDLKLFSYGNEPVYYTEGQDIQFLMDHSC is encoded by the coding sequence ATGGATATTTTAATGTTAAGCAACGGCAAAATTGCCGGAAATGACCATGTAATGGGTTTTGCGAGTGAAGCAATTATTGAGCAAGTGAAGCGTACTGGTGCCAAAAATTGGGTACTGATTCCGTATGCGGTGATTCGCTCAAGCCATGATGATCGCGTTGCTATGGTACAGCAAACGTTTGATGCACTTGGACTAGATTGTAAAGTAACAGGTCTTCATCAAGCGAAAGACCCTGTTGCTGCGTTAAAAGCAGCAGACGGTATTTTAGTGAGCGGTGGTAACACTTGGGTACTAAACAAAACATTACATGATTTAGGCTTAGTGGGCCCGATTCGTAGAGCGGTATTAGACCTTGGTGTGCCATACATTGGCTGGAGCGCAGGTACTAACATTGCTTGCCCTACGATTCGCACTACTAATGATATGCCGATTATTACAGGTGCTATTTTACCGTCACTGAACCTTGTGCCGTTCCAAATTAATCCACATTACTTGGAAGCGAAAGTTGAAGGCCATAACGGTGAAACCCGTGATGAGCGCATTCAAGAGTTCCTTGAAGTGAATAAGCATGAGCCTGTGATTGGTATTCCTGAAGGAACATGGCTACACCTGCGCGATGGTGAGTTAAGCTACCACAGTGCCAACGGTAAAGATTTGAAGCTATTTAGCTATGGTAATGAGCCAGTTTATTACACTGAAGGTCAAGACATTCAGTTCTTAATGGATCATAGCTGTTAA
- the nth gene encoding endonuclease III, which yields MNNEKRVQILERLRAENPHPETELKWNSPFELLIAVLLSAQATDVSVNKATDKLYPIANTPQAIFDLGVDGVKEYIKTIGLFNAKAENVIKTCRILLEKHGGEIPENREALEALPGVGRKTANVVLNTAFGWPTIAVDTHIFRVSNRTKLAMGKNVDQVEEKLLKVVPKEFKVDVHHWLILHGRYTCVARKPRCGSCIIEDLCEFKDKIYPDE from the coding sequence ATGAATAATGAAAAGCGCGTTCAGATCCTTGAACGATTACGTGCCGAAAACCCCCATCCAGAAACAGAGCTAAAATGGAATTCACCATTTGAATTGCTGATCGCGGTTTTACTGTCAGCACAAGCAACAGATGTCAGCGTTAACAAAGCCACCGACAAACTTTATCCTATCGCCAATACCCCACAAGCGATCTTTGATCTAGGTGTCGATGGCGTAAAGGAATACATCAAAACGATCGGCTTATTTAACGCCAAGGCAGAAAACGTCATCAAAACCTGCCGCATCTTGCTTGAGAAACACGGCGGAGAAATTCCAGAGAACCGTGAAGCACTTGAAGCACTGCCAGGGGTTGGTCGAAAAACCGCGAATGTTGTGCTTAATACCGCCTTTGGTTGGCCAACTATTGCTGTCGATACTCATATTTTCCGCGTGTCTAACCGCACCAAACTAGCCATGGGCAAGAACGTCGATCAAGTAGAAGAAAAGCTACTAAAAGTTGTACCCAAAGAATTCAAAGTCGATGTCCATCACTGGCTGATCTTGCACGGTCGCTACACCTGTGTTGCCCGCAAACCACGCTGTGGCAGCTGCATTATCGAAGACTTATGTGAATTCAAAGATAAGATTTATCCTGACGAGTAA